The Malus sylvestris chromosome 8, drMalSylv7.2, whole genome shotgun sequence genomic interval TcaatattgttcacttttaacgaaaatgaaaTTTTCCTCCTAAAAGCCACTCATGTTACTTTTTATTTATAAcattattttatcattttgattaaaattctaaattttcaagttattttcattaattttctttaaattttattttcattaaaaacttctcttttaacaAAATGCAATTTTAAAGGTATAATAAATAATGTCAATTAAAAGTACacatatgatttttcgttaaaaataaacaacactataagtgttttgttaaaacgaAAAACTACCGAAACGTCAAAAAAAGCttcttttttaacaaaaaaatcatttttaaatgtATAATGAATAGTCACAGTTAAAGATAAACAtatgatttttattaaaaatatgaaCTCTACCATGagtattttgttaaaactccctttgtcaaccattaaattattattgaaatattTGGTTAACgttattttttttgggtgacCATCAAACATTTTACAAATATGATCTCaataacatttttcttaattatagTCGTCGTCTCTAAATTTATTATGCAAAAGCAATTATAAGtgaaatattttttgtattaactTTTGAGAGAGAACAAATAAAATTAGCGCAACAAACACCATGAAAAATAAAGAacccaaaaacagaaaaagaaaattaacaacAATAATCACCTGGAATTGAATAATGCAGTCGAGCTCGTGCCTTTGCAAGTCCAGCAGAGCCCCTAAGTTTTCCGAGAACTGCGTTGGGAGAAAGCTACTGAAAGTGGAAGGCGAAACCGAAGCTCCTAATGGGTTGCAGAAATCAAAGCCCGTCGTGTTTAAATTCTGACTCTGATTCTGTGCCGCCGGAAGACGGAGGTGAAAGTGattttgaggaggaggaagggcGGGAGGAGGAGGGCTCGGAATGCCGGAAAATATGTCGTCGAGGCCGGAAACAGGGTGGAGCAGCGCCGCCGCCGACGACCAATCTTCAGAAAAATACAAACTTTGTGCCTGAACTGCCATGTTTTTCTCAGACAAGCTTAATCTTCTGCCTTCACATATTTCATGGGACTTTTTAATACGAAACGAGATGGGGTAGGTTTAGAAAAGCAGGAGGGTTCAATGTTCTTGTTATATCAGAAAAGATGCATgaccctttctttctctctctaaaaactctctttctctctctctctctagactctctccctctctctttgttGGCATAACCTTTGCCTTCTTTGTTGCTTTGAGTTTCTGGTTTTACTGGAAGAGTGGTTTATATATAGAGAGGAAACGGACAAATCTTTCTTAATATAAATTAATTGCGACTAATTAATGCTAATTAAGGAACTAAAAAAAGGGTTAATTAATAAAGAAAGTTAGGAGCTTTGGGAGTCTTTTTCTCTGTTGCCCAAAATCCCAAAAGGGGAGACAGATGTGGGGGTGGCGGGAAAACGACGACGTACACATGCAGATTTGGGGACAGAAGGGTCACAGAATGATCGGGTCAGagatttcataaagaaagtaagagagagagagagagagaggagagagagaaacgcGAAAGGGTCAGACGTTACGAAGAGGGAGAGGGGGAGGAGATTGAGAGAATCGGAGCGATTGGAGAAAGTGTCAGTTTGGTCATCGGGAAGGGCTGAAGAATAGCATTTCTATCCATTCCCTGTTTCCtatttttgtaaatttcaaCCAATTTAATTCACGCTTTTTTTAACAATCTACATACTAAAACCATGTTGCAAATAGGGGTACCACCAAGATTACATTTTCACGTGTTGTACCATGCATACCGATAGTTGGTCTCGCGTTGTTCGATTTCTGCTTAATTAGAAGATGCCACGCATTCACATGTATGCGAATATATATAGCAATGATCCATGGAGTATAAGGAAAATATTATTACGGTAAGGATTAACAATCTTAGAATAGGTGTTGATGATGCGATTGATGAAGATATGAGGATGGGTGAATGGACGTAGTCATGCACTAACATTatatttggatgaagaaatttaaaattattaaagaattttaaaataacGGTAATTGAAATTactggattttattttttagaatttgtgaattttcttatttggttaacctaaaaaaacaatagaattgaatacggaattttttatttttaaactctcaatcatggaaattgagaaatgacacatatttacaagcaatttaaacttgggaattggagatcccaaattccaagtttttttccacACGGAagttctaaatttctatatttatgaatcaaaacaaaggaattagtgcatgtcaatttataaattctgatttttacccaaattttaaatttatttctctcatccaaacatagtgtaagagCATCTCCGCCGGTAATGCTCTTGCCCTGCCAATTGGGTTAAACAGCCTTAGGGCTGAATAATTCAGCTCCAACGGTTCCAGGAGATTGGATCAAAGATAATTACTGTTTATAGTGAATAGTAAGAGCAATTTCACTGCCACTGCCTTTATCCTTGCCCTCCAAAAACGAGTGGAGATGCCCTAAAAGGAGGCTTATATGTTGAACGGCAGTGAGTAGGGGTTGCCGTGCATCTACTACAATCTTCATAAGATAGCTATGCTTCTAACTACTCCAACCAGCATATTGAGACATTATTGATTACCAATACGTTGTATTATTATTGATATTGTCGATACTTTAATTATATAACTATTGGGTTCAGATGCTTGTGATTAGAAATTTATTTGAAAAGTAAATGAGGACCTAGATACATCTTTTTATGGAAAACTTGACTGAGCTTGTTCGTGGTCCAATTATTTGGCCCAGTACAATGACTTCTACATGGTCCGACCCAAATGATCCAAACCATAACacctaaaaacaaacaaacaaaaaccttCTTGCAAAGTCTCAATCTTTGATGATGCATATTACTAGTAACATACTAGGTAAAGTTCAAACAATGTATCATTTATTAGTGATATCCGAACCAGCAAATCTTTTCCGCCTTTAGGCCTTGACTCTAGCAGACTCTCCCACTGCACTTTCCATGCGAGCATACCATTCACCAATCCGCGTGTTCTCCACCATATCTTTGCCGGATTTAAGGTGTCGAATGGGCCTCAAAACACCAAATACAGCGAGATCGGCTAAATTAGGATTTGATCCACCTGTTCAAAGACAAGATTATCCGATAATTTCTTAGTTCTAATCATAAGGTAAGTCTTAAGTTAATCAAATATGATGTTTCAGATAAGCATACCAAGAAATTGTCTGCCATTGAGAGCATCAACCCATGTTTCTGCAGCTCCATACAAGGATGCACGTTCATCAGTAATATTGTGCCTCTTCTTCAGTTTCTTTGACACAAAATACATAGCAGCAGCTCCGGTATACTTCGCTACCATCCTTTCGTACAGACTAAAGTTTCCTACATGTAAGAGAATTCAAGAGATTTAAGCATTTAAGGGAAAGAACTTGGATTGCTTAAAATCAATGGTAAGCCAGCTTTAAGCACAAGCTCCAAAGTGACTTTGGAGGATTGGAATTAACTAAGTTCCAGTCAGAAGGAACCGAATTGAGACTTTTGAGCATTTGTTGCTGTAGGTTTAAGAAAATTCTAGTTACTCAAATCACATATGAGAGTTAGAGGCTTCCAATCGCGAATAACAGCATCAATACTAAACACCACAGATGTACAAATTCACACAAACAACTTACGCTAATTGAGCCAGAGTATTCCACAAACAGATCTCTTGTGAAAGGTGTTTATAAATAACTGCCGATTTGGGATTttggaaacaaaagagaaaTGAAATCAGTAATGAAGTGGTGCGATATCATACCATGACTGGTGATGTAGTCAAACGACTCGAGAGCCTCTGAAACAGTTCTATATATGTTTGGTGATAAAACATGCACCAAGTGATTATCCACCCACCTACATCGCAACTAATCAGTTATTACCATGCCAAGAACCGCGTGATCCCAAcaccaaacaaaataaaagtttcAAAGTGAAATCTAGTCACTGCAAGAGATATCTCTTATTGTATCGAGCCTTAGTACGGTGCAAACAAAAAAGGTTTACAAAGTAGAATAGTGAAAGCAAAAACTAACCCGCGCCACTTCATTTCTTCTTCACCATTTAAAACGGGGTTCTCGTTGATCCTTAGGTACAGCTTATCAATTATATCTGagaacacaaaacaaaacatggaaACTTAACGATACACAAAGAACTTAATCTGAAATTGGATATGGTTAATAACTACAGCATCCAGCATCAAGAAGATACAAAATGGTAAGGAAATAACAAAATGTCCAAGAACCTGAAGAGTCAACCATCTGTTCGCCGTCGACTTTCAGGATTGGCACCTTCTTGTAATCGGACCAATTAATCTCCTTTTTGCTAATGGGGTTAACCTCCACAACTTTGTACGGAATGTTATAGTAATCCAAGAATGCTGTGATACAGGAAAAATTCAATGGCGGAAACAATCAAATAGCATAAAATCGAAAGCGCAATCCAAAAGCAGACTCCTTTAATTTCCAAAATAAGATCAATTTTGGTGGAATTCCGATTCCCAAATCATACAGTGACCAAATTAGAAAGTGAAAGTTGCAAAATTTCATCTTCAAGAATGAATTCCAGATACTTTACCTCTAACCTTGTTGCAGAAAGGGCAAGCTTCGTACTGGTAGAGCTCGACGTCTTTGGAGAGGAACTTTTCATGGGCGTGCGGCTCCTGAGCCAGAGAAGCGGCGGCGTTTGTGGAGAAGCACACGTGCCCTCCGGCACAGGGAGCCGCAGTGGAAGGTCTCGATAGGCCGAAGCGATCGCCGAGTCTCTGTGTGAAACACAGCGGATTGGAATTCGAGCACGTGCTCAACATCGCTGCTTGAACCAGACGGTGCTGAGTTGCGGAGGTGGCTGTGGTGGCGCCGCCCATAGAAACGGCGGCTCTGGTGAGCAAAGCGATTCCGCTAATCCTTCTCATGGTGAACGAATCGGATCACTGTAAAATCGTTCGCAAGTCTCCAACTTCTGGGTTCCGTTGAAATGGAAGAAGCCTGTTGGGGTTTAATCAGGGTTTTGGTGTCGGCAGGTATACGATTCCTAaaaatcttgattttttttcagttgGGTTTAGGAGCCCTTGTTTCCGAAAAAGCCCAAATAAAACAAGTCAAACCCAAAAAGAGACGAAATCCAAGTAACTAGGTCAAGTGTGAGAATTTCGTCATGGACTTTTAGTTCAAGTGAGATTTTCGTTTTGACGGAAGTTCTAacggagttgacgaaaatgatcatagaCGTACGTTTTGACAAGCCAAGAGACCAATggtcatgaatttttaattaagaAACGATTACTCCAAGTCGATTAAAATTGAAATACCATTGGTACAGTTTCCTAAAGAAAAGTGACAGTACCTTTGATCATTCGCATTAAATTGCGAAAGCCCTGGGAACCAGATGCCTCACCTGCGCCCTCTTCTTCCGGAAGGGCAGATTTCCTCCCTCCAGAAAGGGCACGAGTTGTGCCTGCACCCAATCAACCTCCTAGTTCAAAGGCAACTGTTGGACTTCCAGGACTTGCTTCACAATGTGACCAAGCTTTGTCCAGTACAACATCAGACGGGATCAAAAGTATTGGTGAAAAGAGTGTTGGGAGAGAAGATTCAGAGTGGAAATCTGACAGAGAATCGACGGTACTGATGACGAAGAATGGCTCTTTGGGACACAGTCACAAATCAGATGCTGGTCTAAAAGGTCAAAAACTGATAGCGAGGTCTCATGTCATACAAGTAGCACGCAGTGGCCGAAAGCACAATTGTTGTCTGAGGGCGCCATATGTGCATTGCCCTACACGGTTCCGTTCTACTGTGTTTCTTCCATCTTTTGTGGCAGCACTAGCGGTTTTAAACTGTACAGTTGTTTGAGCATCAACTAAACACTGATTTATTCGTTCGTTAATTGATTTTATCAATTAATTCATACGAAAAACATCGGTCtattttgtatatatatgtatgtgtgtatatgtatgtatatatatatatatatgtatgtatatttacatgtttatgaAAGAAATTTCACTCAAAGAATAATGGTCAGGTATAGTCAAGTAGTCCTTTAACTTGTATCGGTGTGGTTTCTCTGCACTAGATGCTGTGTTTGTTGAACTCGATCTGCTGATGCTACCATCATTTGTATCGGACATTGCAGAAACCGAACGCCACCCAACTTCCGGGAATAGGTCGTCGTCTTCATCTCGACAACACATCTCTCTCGACTTGACAGCATGAAGATTAAAACACTCATTTGCGTCTGTCTCTCCCGTTAGTAGCTTCAGTACCTGGCTCGCTTTCGGTCGAAGACGAGGTGACTGGTTTATGCAAAGCCCTGCTGCCATTACCATTCTGCGCATTTGGGCAACATCGTAGTTCCCATTTAACTTTGGATCCAGCAATGCTTTAAGATCCATCACGTCTAACAAATTTCTTGCCTGTATCAAAGAACTTTAGATCAGAGGAGaatgcacaaaaaaaaaaagagtagagGATCGGAAGCTATACAAAGATTGAATGCTTACCCATTTGACCAAACTCTCTTGTCCTTTCGAAGCCTCATCTACGGGCTTTCGACCGGATAATAGTTCAAGGAGAATCACACCAAAGGCATAAACATCAATCTTGTCACTCACCATCCCATGCATGAAATATTCCGGAGCAATGTACCCAAAAGTCCCCACCACATCACTACTTATCACATAACCAGAATCCGTCGGTCCCCATGTAGCAAGCCCGAAATCAGATAACTgcaaaccaaaataaactcgGGATTCAacacaaaaatgtacaattttggAAAGAAAGTGAAACATAAATGTACGGCGGGCAGATCATATATGGATATACCTGCGGCTGAAGCTCGTCGGAGAGAAGAATGTTTGAGGATTTAACATCGCGATGAATGATCGGTTGAGTGCATTCATTGTGCAAGTAAGTTAGAGCCTCTGCAACCGCAACAGCCACATTGAATCTCACTTCCCATGGGAGTATACATCCATCACTGCAATCTGCACTAAGATGAAATGAAATTCGAATTCAGACAAGTGACGAGCACTTCGTTTGAATTTCAAATGACTAGAGCCCGTTTGATAACCACTTCGTTCTAATTTCTTACCGTACAAGTTTCCTTCCAAGCTCCCTCTGGGAAAGAGGTCATATACCAAAATAAGGTTGCCATCTTCCACACATGCACCAAGTAGAGAAGCGATGTGTTTGTGCTGAATTGAAGACGCAAACTTGGTTTCCAAGAAAAAGTCATCCCAAGCTTCCTTGTACGATTTCAGAACCTTGACCGCCACTGATTCACCTCCTTCGAGACATCCTCTGTATACGCTGCTACACCCTCCCTCACCGATAAGATTTTCTGTTCacaaaccaattgtttaaattCTTGCGAGCAAGAAAGCATTTTGAATAAAAGCACTTATGAGCAGTAGTTTTTTCTTACGAAAGTAATCCCAAACGAGCACTTAATATACCTGCAGAGAAGTGACAAGTTGCGCTACTGATTTCTGCATAGCTGAAAAGTCTGCAACCTGCTGAGTTTTCTGCAACAAGAATCTCCAATTCATCGGAAAGCTGTGTTGGTGCTACTGTCAAGCAATTTTCATCACCTTCCTGCGGCTGTGAATTTACCGAAAGAAATCGACGGCTAGGCAGGTCCATCATCACCCACTGTACCACGGACATATTTTCCCTGGATTTAAATTCTCTCATAGGAGTAGTACTCATAGCTTCCGCTGAGGCAGCAGCTATCCTCAAGAGCGGCCAACCCGGCCTCGACAATGGTGATTCATCATCCTCTCTCTCGGAAAACATGTCGAAGCTATCAAGTTTCCGGCGAAGTGGCCAACCAAGAGCTGGTTCTGGCATCTCAGTTTTGAACGGACAAGTGGAGCTCAAAAGCACTTCATCGCAACTGTCTCggtaattggaacctaatgagTTTTCGGAAGAACAATGTAGATGATAAAATCAATAGTAGTTAGCCCTTCTTGATCATCATTCAACCTTTCAAACTTCAAAGCTTTGGACTTTTTAAAACCGGTATGCTGATGCtccatagaaaatattatatgCATATGAGGCTGTTCAaaactatattatatataataacataGAGCCACCAGGACTAATATATTACATAATTTCCACGTTCTACCTGTTGGTGAATTTGTCACGTTTACCTAATTGAAAAAATAGTGACAATTTTTTAGATTAATTGAAATAGTTAGAATACGAGGAGAGAATGTATGTTAGTCGACTATTATAATTTAAATTGGTGTAGAGAAGTCTAATAAAAAGAGGTTTTTAATTATTGCAAACGATATAGCACTTAAACATGGTTTGCATCCTAGATTATGTACTCGATGTTTGACAAGGGTTATTTTTGAGTGTTCCATTTGAATTCTAATAGAAGAAGTGGGGATCAACCGGTGGTTTTGTCACGGTACTTCACCCTTTTAAGAGTCAAGAAGACTCACATAAGCATTTCAACTTCCTCATGACCCTGCAAGAATCTCATTTTTTTTGTAGTACAAATGGGGAATTGGCCCAAAAATTGGATAGGGGTCAAGATGCAGTCAGACACCCACGGTTGATGAACTTGAAATTCGTTATCAACCACTAATTCATCCCATGATGGTTCATTAACTTTATCTTGATCTTGATTGCTGAGTTACGTCAAATCTTACAATATTACCAAAATCCAAAAGAAAATACATGGTTAGTTTgcaatttgtaaattaaatgtttTAATTAAGAACAAAACACAAGAGGACAAACAATATATATTACCAAACACAGGGCGATACACGTTGACCCGGACCTttacatttgaatatttgacGGCCAAGTCATTTTTTTCATACAAAAATCTTACCCACCTAACCATAAAACCATATTTTTTTCCATAAAGGAAATTGCCGCCAAATAAAAGATTTGGTACACCTAATGTGACTAATCTTGGATAAGTCCGAGCTACTGCCTTTCGATATTGAAAGAGGTTCCTTTCCTATCTTATTTGTGAGGATATTAGgaatttttaaattatgtttgTTTATCATGCATTTACagtaataaataattttaaatatttttatttaaaattaaatataaatagtactgaCGAAAATTAGTTGCATAATTTAAGAATTTCAAAATTCTTAGATCAGGAGAAGATCGACCAGGCTACAGTGTTGCCTATACACGTCACCACCCAACATTGTAAATTCGTGAAAATTGTACCATGACTCAGTGTATGATGTGATGGTTGAATTTCCAATCAAGTATTCAACGAAAAAGAATTCACCATTAAAAAATTTTGTTGTAAATTATGTAGTAGCAGAATGCGAACATTGGAAGGTCTAAGTTTTTATATAGAATTAGAGCGGAaacgtgtaaaaaaaaaaattatttatttattaaggtATTTGGTCGAACACTTGGTAATTTATTGTCGTCTATATTACGTACATGTCAACAGATACCGACATATGCCAAAACAATCTGATAAGTGTTATTGAGAAATTTTGTTGAGTACTCTCGCCGCAACTTGTTGAGTGTTGCTGATATATGCTAGCAGACATTACATCAAATACTTGGTGGGCACAAAAAGGATCCTTACTAAACATTCAAAAGATCCTCGAAAAACATTCACCCGTATATTTCCTAAACCTCGAGTAATTCTGAGACCATTTCAATCACAATGTACATCCACCACCGAAACCATACTTCGATGCTACTAAAAATTCCACAAATTTGTGGCTCATGTACTTTCCATGCATCGTTTTTCCA includes:
- the LOC126631656 gene encoding uncharacterized protein LOC126631656, which encodes MRRISGIALLTRAAVSMGGATTATSATQHRLVQAAMLSTCSNSNPLCFTQRLGDRFGLSRPSTAAPCAGGHVCFSTNAAASLAQEPHAHEKFLSKDVELYQYEACPFCNKVRAFLDYYNIPYKVVEVNPISKKEINWSDYKKVPILKVDGEQMVDSSDIIDKLYLRINENPVLNGEEEMKWRGWVDNHLVHVLSPNIYRTVSEALESFDYITSHGNFSLYERMVAKYTGAAAMYFVSKKLKKRHNITDERASLYGAAETWVDALNGRQFLGGSNPNLADLAVFGVLRPIRHLKSGKDMVENTRIGEWYARMESAVGESARVKA
- the LOC126631655 gene encoding protein kinase STUNTED-like gives rise to the protein MPEPALGWPLRRKLDSFDMFSEREDDESPLSRPGWPLLRIAAASAEAMSTTPMREFKSRENMSVVQWVMMDLPSRRFLSVNSQPQEGDENCLTVAPTQLSDELEILVAENSAGCRLFSYAEISSATCHFSAENLIGEGGCSSVYRGCLEGGESVAVKVLKSYKEAWDDFFLETKFASSIQHKHIASLLGACVEDGNLILVYDLFPRGSLEGNLYDCSDGCILPWEVRFNVAVAVAEALTYLHNECTQPIIHRDVKSSNILLSDELQPQLSDFGLATWGPTDSGYVISSDVVGTFGYIAPEYFMHGMVSDKIDVYAFGVILLELLSGRKPVDEASKGQESLVKWARNLLDVMDLKALLDPKLNGNYDVAQMRRMVMAAGLCINQSPRLRPKASQVLKLLTGETDANECFNLHAVKSREMCCRDEDDDLFPEVGWRSVSAMSDTNDGSISRSSSTNTASSAEKPHRYKLKDYLTIPDHYSLSEISFINM